From the Methanoculleus caldifontis genome, the window GATCCTCGGGATCGTCCGGCGGGTGGCGGAGGAGCACAACGTCGCCGCGGTGATGACGATGCACGACCTGAACATGGCGCTCCGCTACGCCGACCGATTCATCCTCCTAAAGGACGGCATCATCCACGCCGCTGGGAGCCGGGAGGTGGTGACGCCGGAGAGTATTGGGGCGGTCTACGGCGTCCCGGTCACGGTCGAACAGTATAACGGGTTCTCCGTCGTCGTCCCGCTGGCACCGGAGAGCGCCTGTTGAGACTCCTCCCGGACTTTCAGCCCGGGAACCCGCCCTCTATCCTCCTGCAACCCGAACTGTAACCTATAAGCCGTTCGCCGGCAATCTGCTCGCCGGATATGGTCCTTGAGACGTTGGTCGGGATCGCCGGGACGGCTCTCGGGGTATTCGGCGGACTCTTCATCGTTTACGGGGCGGCTATCGCGATCATCGAGCTCCTGGGCCGGGAGACGCGCGTCAGGCCCCATAGCTACCACGAGATCAGGTGGAAGTTCACCATCCGCATCCTGATCAGCCTTGAGTTCTTTGTCGCCGCCGATATCCTGAGGACGATCCTCGCACCGACATACCATGAACTGATCACGCTCGGAGCGCTCGTCGCCATCAGGACCGTCGTGAGTTACTTCCTCGGAAAAGAGGTGAAGGAACTCCCGGAAGAGAGGAAGATGTGAGGGGAAACCGACGCGCGGTCCTCGGTCACCCGCTCATCGGGCCCCCGGCCGCGGCCAGGTGCTCATGTGCTCTGCCGACAACCCTTCTTGAGTTTCCAAACGTGATCGCTTCCATTGCCTCACCGTAGGGGAGCCACCGGTAGGCGATATGCTCGTCCGAGAGCGTCACCTTCTCTTCAGGGGTCTCGATCAGGTAGTAGACGACTTCCTTGTAGACTGTCCGCCCCCGGCGCTGGAAGAAGTAATGGATCTCCTCACGGAAGCCGGGTATGAACGCGGCCTGCGTGATCCCGGTCTCCTCCTCGAGCTCCCGGAGCACGGTCTCCTCTTCGCTCTCGCCGCGTATGCCGTGCCCCTTCACCAGGTCCCAGTGTCCGGCCCCGTACTGCAGGATAAGGTACTGGAGAACCGTATCCCGCCGGACGACAACCGCTCCGTATGATCGCTCTTTTGCCATGAGAGTTCAGTCCTCTCGTGCAGACCCTCCGGCCTCAGTGAGTTCGCGCCTGACGATCGTAAAATCCTCCTCCAGGGCTTTTCGATACGCCGGGTTGTAGAGCGCGGCGGCGGGGTGGAGGGTGGGGATGAGGCGGACCGGGTGGCCGAAGAGGAGGCCCGGGTAGACGGTCCCGCGGATCTCCGTGATCCGGTTAAACTCCACGGGCAGGAAGGAGAGGATGTACCTGCTCGAGTGCCTGCCAAGCATCACGACGACTTTCGGCCCGATCAGCCGGATCTGCTCCTCGAGATACGGGGTACAGGCCCGGATCTCCTCGTCCCGCGGGTCGCGGTTCCCGGGCGGCCGGTGCTTGACGATGTTCGCGATGAAGACCTCGTCCCGGACAAGGCCGATCCCCGCAAGGAGGCTGTCGAGCAGCTTTCCCGCCCGCCCGACAAACGGCCTCCCGGTGAGATCCTCCCGCTCTCCCGGCGCTTCGCCGATGAACATGAGGTCGGCCCGGATGTTCCCGTCCCCCGGGACCGCATGATGGGTATTCTCCCAGAGAGGGCACTTCCGGCACTCGCCGATGACCGCGGCGAGCCTCTCCATCGCTACCTCTCTCCCCGTCTCCTCTTCCATGCCCACACTATTGACGATAACTCGTATAACCTTCTTATGCATTGCGATCTGGGCCGGCGCGGGCAGACTCCGGGGGCGTGGCCGTTCCCGTGTGTCCGGGAGGCGGTGCACTTCGCGTTCTTCGCGGCTCGCACCTGGTGGCCCGTCGCTGCTCGCACTTGCAGTGCTCTAACTCCGGCCCTGCGGCCTGTCGCTGCTCGCACTTGCAGTGCTCGAGCTCCGGCCCTGCGGCCCGTCGCTGCTCGAAAACGCTTCGCGTTTTCTCGAGCTCCGGACGTTCCGTCCGTCGCTCACTCAACCTTAATACCCCCGAGAGAAACATTATACTAGAATTTCCCGGTGAAGGGTGCGGCCCTGCCCCATCAGACGGCGGCAAAGATGCATTTGGGGCTCGATATGGTCTGCAGGGCGAAGGGAGCTGAATACGTTATGAGTGATACTGATCGTCTCTGCTTTGACACGACAAAGATCGATAAACTGCAGGAACTGCGCGAGCGCGGGGTGACGCTGTACCCCTACACCTTCGAGCGAAAGGATACCGTCACGGGGATCAAGGAACGGTTCTCCGGGATCGGGCACGATAAAAGCGAGGAGGAGGTCAGCACCGCCGGCCGCGTCTACGTCGTCCGCCAGCACGGCAAGACGATCTTTGCGGACATGGGGGACTCGGACGGCAGGCTCCAGCTCTACCTCAGGAAGAACGATCTCGGCGAGGAGCAGTTCGACCTCTTCCGGCAGTACGTCGACGCCGGGGACATCATCGGCGTCGTCGGCCACGTCTTCCGGACGAAGATGGGCGAGATCACGATCTGGGTCGACCGGTTCGAACTCCTGACGAAGTCGGTCTGCCCGCTCCCGGAGAAGTTCCACGGGCTCAAGAACGTCGAGACCCGCTACCGGCAGCGCTACCTCGACCTGATCATGAACGAGGAGAGCCGCGAGACCTTCCGGACCCGGAGCAGGATCATATCGCTCCTGCGGCAGTTCCTCTTCGAGCGGGAGTACCTGGAGTTCGAGACGCCCACCCTGCAGCCGATCTACGGCGGCGCGAACGCCCGGCCGTTCACCACTCACCACAACGCTCTCGACCAGAAACTCTACCTCCGGATCGCGCCGGAACTCTACCTCAAGCGCCTCGTCGTCGGCGGGTTCGACAGGGTCTTTGAGATCGCAAAGAACTTCAGGAACGAGGACATCGACACCAACCACAACCCGGAGTTCTCGATGGTGGAGATCTACGAGGCCTACCGGGACTACAACGACATGATGGACCTCACCGAGGAGATCTTCTCCTACCTCGCAGAGACGATACACGGAAAGCCCGTATGCTCGTTTGCCGGGCAGGAACTTGACTTCACCCGCCCCTGGCGCCGCCTCTCGATGGAGGAAGCGGTCCGGGAGTACGCCGGGATCGACATCAACGCGATGAGCCTTGAGGAGCTCCGGGCGTTCGGTCTCGAACGCTGCGTCGAGGGCTGCGAGAGCGCCACGACCCGCGGCGAGTACCTGGTGCTCTTCTTTGAGCACTTCGGCGAGAAGCAGCTCGTCCAGCCGACATTCGTCTACGACTTCCCCGTCGAGAACTCGCCGCTCGCAAAGAAGCACCGCTCAAAGGAAGGGATGACGGAGCGGTTCGAGCTCTTCATCGCCGGGATGGAGATGGCGAACGGTTTCTCGGAGTTGAACGACCCGCTCGACCAGAAGGCGCGGCTCGAACTGCAGGACGCGAAGCGCCAGAGGGGCGACCTCGAGGCGCAGATGGTCGATTACGACTTCATCAACGCGCTCGGCTACGGGATGCCCCCGACGGGCGGCGTCGGGATCGGGATCGACCGGCTCGTGATGCTCCTCACCGGCAAGGACTCCATCAAGGAGGTTCTCCTCTTCCCGCAGATGAGGACCCCCGTCTCCGGCTCGAACGGGTCGGAACCGGAGCAGGACGGCGGCGAGGAGTAACCCCGCCGCTTGATGCTGCCATGAACGGACAGAACCGGGCCGCCATCCGCCCCGGGATGACGGTGGATATCATGCTCAAACAGGATCAGAAGACCGGGAAGCGCACCCGCGGAATCGTCGCCGAGATCCTGACGAACTCATCGTTTCACCCGCACGGGATCAAGGTCCGGCTCCAGAACGGCCAGGTCGGCCGGGTGCAGGAGATCGTCGGGTGAGCGAGGCCGGCGTCAGGCGGCCTTCCGGAGCGTGAGCCTGATGGCCGCCCCGCATTCCGGCCGGCCTTCCACCCGATCCTCTGCCCGGATCGTCCCGCCGTATCGCGTGACAAGCATCCGACAGATGTAGAGGCCAAGACCCCGGCCGCTTTTTTCGCTCTCGCCCCCGCTGAAACGGTTGAAGAGGCTCCGCTTCCGCTCGTCGGGGATGCCGGGCCCGGTATCCTCGACCGAGACCAGGACGAACTCGCCCTCGTCCTCCACCCCGACGGCGATCTCGACTGCAGGGCCGCCGAACTTCGCCGCGTTCCCGATCAGGTTCGTGAAGATCTCAAAGATGAGATCGTCAGCAAGGACAACTGCCGTGCTGCCCGGATACGTGATCTTCACGTCAGAGTGGTGCCCGATCTCCGACCGGATGACGGGGTCGAGCGCGATAGGTCGAAGGACCGCGGTTTCTTCCCGGATCTGCCTGATGGTGTTGACGTTCCTGATGATCTCCGTGCTCTTTCCAAGACTCCTCTGTATCTTCTCGGTATAATTCCGCGGCTCCCCCTCGAGCTCTTCGAGGAGGAGATCCGCATAAAGGCTCGCGGTGTTGGTGGCGTTCTTGATATCGTGCGTCATGATATCCAGGTACAGGTTCGCCTTCTCCGTCGACTCCTGCAACTCCGCCGTCCGCTCCTCGACCTGCTCCTCCAGGTTCTCGCTGTACTCCCGGATCGTCTCCTCCGAGTCCTGGAGGCGCCGTATGCCCGCTTTCAGGCTCGCGACCATCGTGTTGATGCTCCGCTCGAGCCTCATTACCTCGCGGGTCGCCGAGGTCCGGACGGTGTGATCGAGGTCTCCCTGCGCGATGACGTCGACGTCATCGATGATCTCTTCAATCGGGCGCGTGAGGCGGCGGGCTACGAGGAAGATGATCCCGCTGCAGAGAACTATCGCGAGGGTTGCAACGGCAGCGCGGTAGTAGAGCATCTGGTCGAGCTGGCTCTGGATGAGTGCGGTGTTGTACGTCAGCTCGACGACGACGCTCGGATCCGAGGGGTAATCCGGATCTTTCAGATCGATGAAGAGGTACCGGACCTGCCTTCCGCGATCATCCCGCATCTCGTAATCCGCTCTCCCGGGGATGACGGTCCCGGTGACGAGTGCCCGGTTTTCGGCGTCGGGGGGCTCACCGGTCTCTCCGACAGGGTTCCCGAAGGTGTCGTAGACGCGGATCGACTCGAGATACGGGTTTAAGGCGACGAACTCCTGCGTGCTCTGCTGTGAGCGCAACCGGTTCCGTTCCTCCACGAACGCACCCGGCACGAGCCCGATCTCGAGAAGGTACCGGTGGTCCGGCGTCGGCATATAGGCATACTTCCGGACCTGCCCGGTTGCGCGCTCGTATACCACGCGATCGGGGAAGAATTCGTCTCCGAGACGCATCCGGGTGATCTCCGCATAGAACTCCGGCATCTCTCTGAAGTCAAGGCCCTGGTCGGGAGGATAGGTGGTGTACTCGACGACCCCAGATTGGTTGATGACGTAGAGATCCATATCGCCCCCGAGCTCTCTTTTGATTGCGAAGAGATCCATCTGGGACGGGTCCCCTCCCGCCCGCTCATACTCTTCAAGAAAGAGCGTAAGCCCTCTTTGCAACCGGAGATTGAGCGAATCGTCGAAGAGCTTGAGCCCGGCATCCGTATCCGTGATCGATTCGCGGATGCTCTTCTCGGTGACGCTCTGCAGGGTGGCGAGGTCCGAGGTCATCCTCGCTTCGGCCTGCACGTAGTCATAGACAGAGAGGAAGCCGATAGCGGGGATGACGATGAGAAGGATGGCTATAATAAGGGTGGACGCGAACGGTCGGGTCCCGGGAACAGGTGCGCGAGCGCTCGTCATAGACCTCCATCGTGCGAGAGGGCGAGGCGCGGAGGCGGGGCGTCGGTACGCAGCCCCCGGCCGGACCGGCCGGGCAGGATCGCGCTCACCCGCGAGAGCAAGGTCTCCATCTTAGCAACCGCATATGGGGTCATCCCACCTAAACCTTCGCGCGGAAAAGGATCCGGGATCGTGGGGTAATGACAGGATAATCCGGGTGCCTGCTACTCCTCCGGGACCTTCCGGAGCGTGAACCGGATGGCTGCACCCAGGTCCGGCCGGCCCTCCACCCGGTCCTCCACCCAGATCCTTCCGCCGTAGCGCTCGACAAGCATCCGGCAGATGTAGAGGCCGAGGCCTGCGCCGGCGAGCGACCCCTCCCCCTTCCCGAACCGGCGGAACGCGCCGCTCTTGACCGCGTCGGGGATCCCCGGCCCGGTATCCTCGACCGAGACCACGATCTCCTCGCCCCGCTCCTCGACCCGGATGGCGACCTCGACCCCCGGCCCCCCGAACTTGACGGCGTTCCCGATGAGGTTCGCGAAGACCTCGGCAATCAGCCCGTCGGCGAGGACCGTGGCCGGCCGGCCCTCGTACCGGATCGTGGGGTGATCCGCCGCCTGCGTCCGGATCACCCGATCGAGGTCCACCCGCGTCAGTGCCTCCCCGCTCTCACGGACCTTCCGCAGCGTGGCGACGCAGCCGATGATCCCCGAACTCTGGTCCAGCCGCGAGAGCATCTTCTCGGCCATCTCCCGCCGCTCGCCCTCGAGTGTCTCGATGAGCAGCCGCGTATACCCGATGGCGATGGTGTTCGCGTTGTTGATGTCATGGACCATGATATCGAGGAAGAGTGCGGCCGCGCGGTTCGACTCCTCCAGGTCGGCCGTCCGCTCCCGGACCTGGTCCTCGAGCAGGGTGCTGTACTGCCGGGAGGTCTCCTCCGACTCCCGGAGACGCCTGATATTCTCTTTGAGGGAGTCGACCATGGCCCCGATGCTGCTCTCCAGACGGGCGAACTCGGTCCCCGTGGATATGCGGATCCGATGATCGAGGTCCCCGCGGGCGATCTGGTTGACGTCGTCGACGATCTCCCGCACCGGCCGGGTGATCCGCCGCGAGACCGGGACCGCGATGCAGCAGGCGATCAGGCTCGAGAGGAGGACGACGAAGGCATGGCCAAAGCGCATCTCCGCGAGCCGGGCGTCGAGGGGAGCGGTGGTATAGGTCAGCTCGACGACCCGGCTCGTGTCGGAGGGATACCGGGGATCGGAGAGATCGACAAAGATGTATCGGGTGATCGTCCCGGCAGCCGGATCCGCCAGCGTCCTCCCCTCCTTCCTCTCAAAGACCTCCAGGGCGACCGGGTTTAAGGCTGCAGGCCCGACAGGATCTTCCGAATCCGTCACGTTGATGACCCTCCCGTAGCAGTCGAAGATCCGGATCCCCGCAAGTGCCGGGTTCAACTGCATGAGATCCTCCTTTAAGGCCTGGTACCGGGGGTCGTGACGGTCGGGGTCGGCCACGCTGCAGACGAGGCCGAGCTCAAAGAGGTAGCGATGGTCGGGGGAGGGCATGTATGCGTACTTCCGTAACACCCCCCCCGCCGGCTCCGTCACGACGCGATCCGTCTCGAAAGCATCGCCGAGCCGGAGAGCCGTGATCCGGTCGTAGAAGTAGGGGATCTGCCGGAAATCGAGACCGAGATCGGGAGAGTAGGTGGTATACTCGATGACGCCCGACGCGTTGATGACGTAGATATCCATCTCCCCACCGATCTCCTTCTGGACGCGGGAGAGGTCCATGGCACCCGGATCCCTGCCTGCCCGTTCGTACTCGGCAAGGACCGGGCCGAACCCCTCCTGCATCCGGCGGTCCAGCGTGGCGTCAAGAAGCCCCAGCCCCGCATCCACAAGACGTAACGACTGAACGACGCTCTTCTCCGTCTGTTCCCGGAGCAGGTCGTTTCCGGCGATCAGCTCCGCCTCGACCTGCTGATAGTCCAGCACCGCGATGAGGCCGATCACCGGGAGCGTGATCAGGATCATGGCGAGCGCGAGATACGTGCCGAAATGCCGGGGCCCGCCCCCGCTGCTGCCCAACAGGGTCACCGGCCACCTCCCGCCCCGGCCTTCCGGAGCGTGAACCTGATGGCCGCCCCGCACTCCGGCCGGCCTTCCACCCGGTCCTCTGCCCATATCCTTCCGCCGTATCGTTCGACGAGCATCCGGCAGATGTAGAGGCCGAGCCCGGTCCCCGCCGCCCGGTGGGTTCCCCGGCTCAGCCGGTCGAAGAGCCGCGGCTTCACGGCATCGGGGATGCCCGGCCCGTCATCCTCAACGGAGATGACGACCTCCTCCCCGTGCTCCTCGACCCGGATGGCGATCCCGATCTCCGGGCCCCCGAACTTGACGGCGTTGCCGATGAGGTTTGCAAAGACCTCCGAGAGGAGGTCGTCGGCGAGGACGACGGCGGTGCTGCCCGTATAGGCGATCCTCGCGCCGGGAGACTGCTCGATCTCGCGCCTGATGACCAGGTCGAGATCGACCGGACTGGGCGACAGCAGGCCCCCCTGGATGTGCTGAATGGTGTTGACGTTCCGGACGATCTCGATGCTCTTTGCGAGCCCGATCTTTGCCTTCCGGAGCAGCTCGGCTTCGGGCTGCCCCTCGATCTCTGTAAGGAGGAGGTCGGAGTAGAGGTTTGCGACGTTGTTCGCGTTGTTGATGTCGTGCCGCATGATGTCGAGGAAGAGGGTCGCCATGCGGTTCGACTCCTCGAGATCGGCCGTCCGCTCCCGGACCTCCTCTTCGAGGGTATGGCTGCGCCGGATAATCTCCTCCTCCGACGCCCGGAGTTTCTGCATCGTCTCCTTCAGGGCTCCAACCATCGCCGAGACGCTCTCACCGAGGCGTACGAACTCCTCGCTCCCGTCCACTCTGATGGGGTGGGAGAGGTCGCCCCGCGCGACGGCATCGACGTCCTCGACGAGGTTGCGCACCGGCCGCGCAAGGACATGCACGGCGAAGGCGGAGAGGCAACTGATGAGAACGAATCCGACGAGGAGAACCCCGACCTGCCGGGCAAACAGATCCGCGATCTTCTCATCTGCGGCCTTCGTGGAGTAGGTCAGCTCAACGATCATGCTCATATCCGACGCATAATCACTATCCGAGAGATCGACGAAGAGATACCGGGTCAGTTCACCCGCGGTGGCGTTCACCTCCTCAAGCGTGGTCTTCTCGCGGTACGCCTGCCGCACCAGCAAGAGTCGGTGATCGTCGTCGGGATGTGCCTTGCCGGTAACCCGGGTGCCCATACAGTCGAAGATCCGGATCTCCCGGATCCCCGGATTCAGGTTCACCAGATCCCTGACCGCGTCGCCGTATTTCAGCGTCGTACGGTACCGCCGGAACTCTGACTCCGCAAGGCCGAGCTCGAAGAGATAGCGGTGGTCGGGTGAGGGGAGATACGCGTACTTCCGGAACTCCCCGGTGGCGATCCCGGCAACGACCCTGTCGGCCGCGAAGGTCTCGCCGAGCCGGATCTCCGTGATGCGGTCGTAAAAGGATGGGTATTCCCTGAAGTCGCATCCCAGATCGGGGAGATAAGTGGTGTACTCGATGACGCCGCTCTCGTTGATGATATACACGTCCATCCCGCCCCCGAGCGCCTCCTTGACCCGGAGAAGGTCCATCCGGGCCGGGTCACCTCCCGTCCGCTCGTATTCGGCGAGGACGGGACCGAATGCCTCCTCCATCTCGCGGTCCAGGGTGCCGTCGAAGAGTTTCAACCCCGCATCGACGAGGCTCAGGGAGAGGATGGCACCGTATTCGGTCTGTTCACGAAATTCTTCGGCATTTGCCTCCAGCCCCTGCTGGACCCCGATGTAGTCGATACACGAGATCAGGCAGACGACGGGGCCCATCGCGAGCACGATGGCAAGCAGGAGGTAGACCATGAACGGGAGCGAGGGCCGTGCCGCTCTCTTTGCCGCCATTCATGCACCCTTTCCGCTCTTCATGCGTCTGCTTCCCGTCCCGACCGAAACGGCCTCAAATAGGGGTATATCCGCAGGATATTTATCATAACCGATCTTGATGCAGGCGTCTCGAATGAGACAACGCCGATCTTCAGGCAGCCGGATGAGAGGAATGGGCGCACGGAGCGGCTTACCCCGGAGGAGCTTTTATAAGAAGGAGGCACGCCGGATGGGCCGTAGAAAGGGAAAATCCGGGGCCGGATCGGGCCCCGGAATGTATCACGGGACGGTACGGTGATCTTACATCGGGGGCATGCCCATGCCGCCCATGCCACCCATGCCGCCCATATCCTCCATGCCCGGTGCGGGGCCGGCGGATTTGGATGCGGCGATGACGTCGTCGATCCGGAGGATCATGACGGCGGCTTCGGCGGCGCTGGAGACCGCCTGGGTCTTGACCCGGAGGGGTTCGACGACGCCTGCTGCGAGCATGTTGCCGGAGGCGGCGTTGAGGACGTCGAGCCCCATGTACTTCGCGTCTGCGCCGCCCTTCTCGTGGGATGCGCGGAGAGCGACGAGCATGTCGATCGGGTCGAGGCCTGCGTTCTCGGCAAGCGTTCTCGGGATGATCTCAAGAGCGTTCGCAAACGCCTCGATGGCGAGCTGGGCGCGACCGCCGACGGATGCGGCGTACTCGCGGAGCCGGAGGGAGAGCTCGATCTCGGGTGCACCGCCGCCGGCGACGAACTTCTTGTCCTCGACGGCAACGCTGACGACGCGGAGTGCGTCTTCCATCGCGCGGTCGAGTTCATCGACGACGTGCTCGGTGCCGCCGCGGATGATCATCGAGACGGCCTTGGGGTTCTCGCAGCCGGTGACGAAGATCATCTCTTCGCCGGAGACCTTCTTCTCCTCGACGCTGCATGCCTTGCCGAGCTCCTCGGGGGCGATGGCGTCGATGGAGCTGACGACGGCGGCGCTGGTCGCGCGGGCGAGCTTCTCCATGTCGCTCTTCTTGACACGCCGGACGGCGAAGATGCCGGCCTTCGCGAGGTAGTGCTGGGCGATGTCGTCGATACCCTTCTGGCAGAAGAGGACGTTCGCACCGCTTGCAACGACCTTGTCGACGATGCCCTTGATCATCCGCTCCTCTTCATCGAGGAACATCTGGAGCTGGTCGGGGCTGGTGATGCTGATCTCGGCGTCGACCTCGGTCTTCTTGAACTCGACGGCGGCGTTCAGGAGGAGGATCTTTGCGTCGGCAACGACACGGGGCATGGCGGGGT encodes:
- the lysS gene encoding lysine--tRNA ligase, which encodes MSDTDRLCFDTTKIDKLQELRERGVTLYPYTFERKDTVTGIKERFSGIGHDKSEEEVSTAGRVYVVRQHGKTIFADMGDSDGRLQLYLRKNDLGEEQFDLFRQYVDAGDIIGVVGHVFRTKMGEITIWVDRFELLTKSVCPLPEKFHGLKNVETRYRQRYLDLIMNEESRETFRTRSRIISLLRQFLFEREYLEFETPTLQPIYGGANARPFTTHHNALDQKLYLRIAPELYLKRLVVGGFDRVFEIAKNFRNEDIDTNHNPEFSMVEIYEAYRDYNDMMDLTEEIFSYLAETIHGKPVCSFAGQELDFTRPWRRLSMEEAVREYAGIDINAMSLEELRAFGLERCVEGCESATTRGEYLVLFFEHFGEKQLVQPTFVYDFPVENSPLAKKHRSKEGMTERFELFIAGMEMANGFSELNDPLDQKARLELQDAKRQRGDLEAQMVDYDFINALGYGMPPTGGVGIGIDRLVMLLTGKDSIKEVLLFPQMRTPVSGSNGSEPEQDGGEE
- the thsA gene encoding thermosome subunit alpha: MSSLGGQPILILKEGSQRTRGRDAQSGNIAAAKAVASAVRTTLGPKGMDKMLVDTIGDVVITNDGVTILKEMDIEHPAAKMMVEIAKTQDDEVGDGTTTAVVIAGELLKRAEDLLEQDVHPTVIAHGYRMAADKAQDILKDIAIDVKPDDMVLLRKIADTAMTGKGAEAAKDKLTELVVKAITMVADADGTVDTQFVKVEKKVGGSIEDSEIVEGMIIDKERVHPAMPRVVADAKILLLNAAVEFKKTEVDAEISITSPDQLQMFLDEEERMIKGIVDKVVASGANVLFCQKGIDDIAQHYLAKAGIFAVRRVKKSDMEKLARATSAAVVSSIDAIAPEELGKACSVEEKKVSGEEMIFVTGCENPKAVSMIIRGGTEHVVDELDRAMEDALRVVSVAVEDKKFVAGGGAPEIELSLRLREYAASVGGRAQLAIEAFANALEIIPRTLAENAGLDPIDMLVALRASHEKGGADAKYMGLDVLNAASGNMLAAGVVEPLRVKTQAVSSAAEAAVMILRIDDVIAASKSAGPAPGMEDMGGMGGMGGMGMPPM
- a CDS encoding sensor histidine kinase, producing MTLLGSSGGGPRHFGTYLALAMILITLPVIGLIAVLDYQQVEAELIAGNDLLREQTEKSVVQSLRLVDAGLGLLDATLDRRMQEGFGPVLAEYERAGRDPGAMDLSRVQKEIGGEMDIYVINASGVIEYTTYSPDLGLDFRQIPYFYDRITALRLGDAFETDRVVTEPAGGVLRKYAYMPSPDHRYLFELGLVCSVADPDRHDPRYQALKEDLMQLNPALAGIRIFDCYGRVINVTDSEDPVGPAALNPVALEVFERKEGRTLADPAAGTITRYIFVDLSDPRYPSDTSRVVELTYTTAPLDARLAEMRFGHAFVVLLSSLIACCIAVPVSRRITRPVREIVDDVNQIARGDLDHRIRISTGTEFARLESSIGAMVDSLKENIRRLRESEETSRQYSTLLEDQVRERTADLEESNRAAALFLDIMVHDINNANTIAIGYTRLLIETLEGERREMAEKMLSRLDQSSGIIGCVATLRKVRESGEALTRVDLDRVIRTQAADHPTIRYEGRPATVLADGLIAEVFANLIGNAVKFGGPGVEVAIRVEERGEEIVVSVEDTGPGIPDAVKSGAFRRFGKGEGSLAGAGLGLYICRMLVERYGGRIWVEDRVEGRPDLGAAIRFTLRKVPEE
- a CDS encoding sensor histidine kinase, translating into MTSARAPVPGTRPFASTLIIAILLIVIPAIGFLSVYDYVQAEARMTSDLATLQSVTEKSIRESITDTDAGLKLFDDSLNLRLQRGLTLFLEEYERAGGDPSQMDLFAIKRELGGDMDLYVINQSGVVEYTTYPPDQGLDFREMPEFYAEITRMRLGDEFFPDRVVYERATGQVRKYAYMPTPDHRYLLEIGLVPGAFVEERNRLRSQQSTQEFVALNPYLESIRVYDTFGNPVGETGEPPDAENRALVTGTVIPGRADYEMRDDRGRQVRYLFIDLKDPDYPSDPSVVVELTYNTALIQSQLDQMLYYRAAVATLAIVLCSGIIFLVARRLTRPIEEIIDDVDVIAQGDLDHTVRTSATREVMRLERSINTMVASLKAGIRRLQDSEETIREYSENLEEQVEERTAELQESTEKANLYLDIMTHDIKNATNTASLYADLLLEELEGEPRNYTEKIQRSLGKSTEIIRNVNTIRQIREETAVLRPIALDPVIRSEIGHHSDVKITYPGSTAVVLADDLIFEIFTNLIGNAAKFGGPAVEIAVGVEDEGEFVLVSVEDTGPGIPDERKRSLFNRFSGGESEKSGRGLGLYICRMLVTRYGGTIRAEDRVEGRPECGAAIRLTLRKAA
- a CDS encoding sensor histidine kinase yields the protein MAAKRAARPSLPFMVYLLLAIVLAMGPVVCLISCIDYIGVQQGLEANAEEFREQTEYGAILSLSLVDAGLKLFDGTLDREMEEAFGPVLAEYERTGGDPARMDLLRVKEALGGGMDVYIINESGVIEYTTYLPDLGCDFREYPSFYDRITEIRLGETFAADRVVAGIATGEFRKYAYLPSPDHRYLFELGLAESEFRRYRTTLKYGDAVRDLVNLNPGIREIRIFDCMGTRVTGKAHPDDDHRLLLVRQAYREKTTLEEVNATAGELTRYLFVDLSDSDYASDMSMIVELTYSTKAADEKIADLFARQVGVLLVGFVLISCLSAFAVHVLARPVRNLVEDVDAVARGDLSHPIRVDGSEEFVRLGESVSAMVGALKETMQKLRASEEEIIRRSHTLEEEVRERTADLEESNRMATLFLDIMRHDINNANNVANLYSDLLLTEIEGQPEAELLRKAKIGLAKSIEIVRNVNTIQHIQGGLLSPSPVDLDLVIRREIEQSPGARIAYTGSTAVVLADDLLSEVFANLIGNAVKFGGPEIGIAIRVEEHGEEVVISVEDDGPGIPDAVKPRLFDRLSRGTHRAAGTGLGLYICRMLVERYGGRIWAEDRVEGRPECGAAIRFTLRKAGAGGGR
- a CDS encoding YwbE family protein gives rise to the protein MNGQNRAAIRPGMTVDIMLKQDQKTGKRTRGIVAEILTNSSFHPHGIKVRLQNGQVGRVQEIVG
- the udg gene encoding type-4 uracil-DNA glycosylase is translated as MEEETGREVAMERLAAVIGECRKCPLWENTHHAVPGDGNIRADLMFIGEAPGEREDLTGRPFVGRAGKLLDSLLAGIGLVRDEVFIANIVKHRPPGNRDPRDEEIRACTPYLEEQIRLIGPKVVVMLGRHSSRYILSFLPVEFNRITEIRGTVYPGLLFGHPVRLIPTLHPAAALYNPAYRKALEEDFTIVRRELTEAGGSARED
- a CDS encoding DUF1622 domain-containing protein — its product is MVLETLVGIAGTALGVFGGLFIVYGAAIAIIELLGRETRVRPHSYHEIRWKFTIRILISLEFFVAADILRTILAPTYHELITLGALVAIRTVVSYFLGKEVKELPEERKM
- a CDS encoding bis(5'-nucleosyl)-tetraphosphatase, with the translated sequence MAKERSYGAVVVRRDTVLQYLILQYGAGHWDLVKGHGIRGESEEETVLRELEEETGITQAAFIPGFREEIHYFFQRRGRTVYKEVVYYLIETPEEKVTLSDEHIAYRWLPYGEAMEAITFGNSRRVVGRAHEHLAAAGGPMSG